One Carya illinoinensis cultivar Pawnee chromosome 5, C.illinoinensisPawnee_v1, whole genome shotgun sequence genomic window, TGAAATCCATTATGTATCCAATTCCAACCGAGCCCAACATCTGTGCCCCCCAGTAGAACACATTGTTAAACCCCCTAGTCCTCAAATTAAACATCACCCCATTCACGTTATTGAACTGATACGTGTAGAAAAAATTGCTGGCCAAAGCGGCAGGCACTATGAGCAGCATCTTCCagttgaagaacaaaaaaagaatctCAAGCGCCTCGGTCTTAACGTTGGAGTACTTGATATTAGTACAACGGGTCCCATCGTCACGAACCACCTTGCTCGGTGGCAAAATAGACAAAGAAAGAAGCGTCCCAGCTGACATAAAGGCCATGAAACCGATATATGTGCCATCGTTAACCGAAGCTGCCTCGGCACGGCGATAGTTGAGAATGAAAGGAATAAGGCCGCCGATTACACCACCCATGTTGAAGATACTCCAGAAGAGGGAGATATAGGTCCCTTTACGATGAATTGGGGGGTAAGAGGTCATGATAGCGCCCTGGGCGGCCCAGAGGAGGCCTGCGCCGACGCCCAATAACGCACCGGCGACAATGGCGAATTCTTGGTGCTCTTTATGGTTGTAGTAGAGGAAAGAGCCGGCGTAGAGGACGTAGGTGGAGCAGCCGGTGACGAGGGTGAGGCGGGGACCGAGGATGTTGTAGATGCCGCCGCCGATTACGCCGAAGACGGCGAAGGTGGTGTATAGAGCGGTATTGGCGTTGTTGGCTGCGGTGGGGTCGACTTGGCCACCACCACCCATGCCGGAGAGGGCGTTGAACATGCCGGGGCAGCAGAAACAGACGAGGCCGATGAGGGAGACTTGGACGAAGGGAGAGTTGTACCTAAACTTGGATTTGGCGGGTAGTTGCTGGGTGCTGAGCGACTCTTCATCTCCCTCGAAACCCATTGAGATTGAGATTTCTTGGGCGAGTAGCGAGACTGctcagagagagggagagagagaattgggGATCAGAGTCGGAGATTAGGGGATGAAAGGGAAGTGGTGAAGCTCTGAATTTAAGGGACTGAGAGAGGCATCGTCTGCGACTCCCTCCTCACATGACATGACATCTGTTTGACTCTAAAATGGACAATAAAATCTTGTTCAGTGTTCATAcgcctatctctctctctccctcttctgtTTTCACTGGACATCAATGTAACATTAAGAGATTGAGATACAACGATTCATTACAAATGGTTAATGTTATAAAACCAGATTACTATGGTTAGTTGAGTTTCTTCTAAAACGATTTATATGAAGGAGTATTCACCTTTTTAGCTTTATGCAGTATGAGTCATACTTGCAGCTTTATGCAGTATGAGTCATATTTGTAGTAGTTATGAGTGAGTAAATATcacgtaattattttttaaaaataaataataaaataaaaattaatttttaaataataaattttattttattaaaatatttatacccTTCacaactactatatatattatattatattatattataaatatgaaaagatAAGCTAAACACGCAAACGAAAAtgacattttcttttattgataaCAAGGAAGATCCATACCGGATTCGGGGCATGTGGTTGTTTGTGTGTGTTTGAATATTCttttgtattatttatataatattatagagaTTCCATATTTACGGCTCACAAAATACAACATATAAGGATATATTGGCATCTTTTATACAAATTTGTTTCTCTTAGaggacaaaaaaataattgttagtTGGTGTACATGACGTATGGTTTACGGAATTctagaatttaaaataatagaGAGATAAACACATgatatatagtctataatatttATCGAGTAATTATagatattgtgaaatttatttcatatatctatctcttttttattaaaaaaatttaaaaaaatctaaattcggaactgacataataaaataaaaaaacattttcttgtaAATTAACTCCCATCATGCCGGCTTCCAAATATAAAGGTCAAAGCCTTGGGCAGTGTTTGGCATGGGGCACATTAAAGCCCACCAATTACACAAATAAACATGGAATTTTCGATCTGTTCAAagattccctttttttttttttcttttttcttttttgcgcTAGCTATTTTGGATAATCAGTGGACGTGGTTTTCATAACTCTCATGCATAATTTAAAGTCTTCCAAGAAGAAAATGACACCCTAATGACAGCCGGCTGGCCAGCCACACAATGTCAAAACAGCAACAGTCAGAAAACGGTAATAtgctcaatatttttttttttaaaagaacaaaaaatgcttatataattttaaaattttaatatgtataaataaaattacgtattaatttatatattaatattaatttttttatatttaaaatttaaattaatattatttttaataaaattaattttttgactaatcacattatattgatgcacatattaatacacagttatatttataattagattttttcataattttaagaTGAATAACTTCTTGAaagaatcttaaaaaaaaaattgtacagtcacttttatatattttttgtgtactttattgatgtaattgattataatatttttttaatataaaataactacgtaagtaatattacatacagtcatttttatgtattttatatgCACTCTCTAATATAATTgcttacattaattttttttaatattcaattatttacataagattataaaaaaataactggaCATCAAATTTTTGTTATCAAAAAATTCTGGAGAATCATGATCGGAGGAAAAGATTCTAACTCAAGTTGTCAATTCTCTAATTCCCCGCTGACTTGGTGTCAATTGAATATGTATTGCCCGTGCTCAGGGACACGGACATAGTTAAAGTCTGCACGTAGGAAAACAACATTAATAATAACTACAACTTCGCAAGACAAATCAGTTACATATTATATTAGGAAGACCACACACAACATGAAAACCGTTAATACAAAAATCATCCCGTCCGTCCACTTGCAAAGATTTCgagtataatattatacatcaaAAGTTATTCAGTTTGAAATGAGAGAATCATGTTTGATCATCACTTCTACTCGTTAGAATTCGactcatttataattttacaatttaaaaaaaatatataaaaaatacaaaaataaaataaaattccctGCCCAAAATTGTGAAGAAAGTTAAGATCATAAACCATGAACAATATGATTATTTTAGTGGGCATGTGTAGTTTAATCCAAGAGAACAATCTTGAGGAACCTTCCAAAACCCAGTTGTACTGCTCACCAGTTGCCTAGCTATCAAGAAATTCTATATGCGTTGAAAGATATATGCAACTGTGTCATAAATGCCAAAGATTTCATGTATCCTAGATACCACCAACCACGTTACAATTCATTTATTACTCAcgtgcattttaaatttttttatttttattttatttttttaagtatttttttaacattcttaatcattaaaaaaaattaaaaaaaatatataattttattaatactcacttctttaatcattaaataaaataaaaaattaaaaaaaaaatcaaatacaaaaaaagctATAAATAAGTTGTAGTTGAGtagtaataatatcattttccatcccagaaaaaaaatactattccCATGTAAGTTTTTTACCGAAAATTTCTACctaattgtatttttattttaaattttactacatacaaacacagtcgcgcactaatctatatactaatactgatttattcatacttaaaatttaaattaacactgttattaataaaatctattttttgaccaatcacatcacattggtgtacaaattaatatataattgtacttgcaactatatttttcctccCAGAAAATACCAACAGGGA contains:
- the LOC122311005 gene encoding UNC93-like protein 1, producing MGFEGDEESLSTQQLPAKSKFRYNSPFVQVSLIGLVCFCCPGMFNALSGMGGGGQVDPTAANNANTALYTTFAVFGVIGGGIYNILGPRLTLVTGCSTYVLYAGSFLYYNHKEHQEFAIVAGALLGVGAGLLWAAQGAIMTSYPPIHRKGTYISLFWSIFNMGGVIGGLIPFILNYRRAEAASVNDGTYIGFMAFMSAGTLLSLSILPPSKVVRDDGTRCTNIKYSNVKTEALEILFLFFNWKMLLIVPAALASNFFYTYQFNNVNGVMFNLRTRGFNNVFYWGAQMLGSVGIGYIMDFSFQSRRMRGFVGIGVVALLGTAIWAGGLASQLGYSRGDKPEKLDFKDSGADFAGPFVLYFSYGLLDAMFQSMVYWVIGALANDSEILSRYAGFYKGVQSAGAAAAWQADAHGLSFIGQLILNWGLTTVGIPLLGVLVMLAVKDDNKAEEETTKEAALTPATPAYK